One window of the Perca fluviatilis chromosome 5, GENO_Pfluv_1.0, whole genome shotgun sequence genome contains the following:
- the b4galt5 gene encoding beta-1,4-galactosyltransferase 5 isoform X1, which translates to MPTHLRFRRRSFLGLLFLFSLSTSALYFIYSAPGIVNEYVFMVQARGIQIRENVKNIGAQVLEQVVRGAYSINGTDYAYDFNVSESDAPPTTYLPEGFTYLPSQVCPERLHTMKGRLEVNMSEVSLEEVERSLLEEEPYMAQGGHWKPNDCLPRWKVAILVPFRNRHEHLPILLRHLVPVLKKQRLQFAFYFIEQLGTEPFNRAMLFNVGYKEAMKDLDWDCLVFHDVDHLMENDRNYYGCTDMPRHFAVKLDKYSYMLPYNEFFGGVSGLTVKQFKKINGFPNAFWGWGGEDDDLWNRVQFANYTVSRPHGEHGRYMSIPHHHRGEVQFLGRYSLLRHSKERQKVDGLNNLNYSPLVSRRPLYTNITVSLSRMLAPIADY; encoded by the exons TGAATGAGTATGTGTTCATGGTTCAAGCCAGAGGGATCCAGATCAGAGAGAACGTGAAGAACATTGGGGCGCAGGTTCTGGAGCAGGTGGTGAGAGGGGCTTACAGCATCAATGGCACAG ACTATGCCTATGACTTCAACGTGAGCGAGAGTGATGCTCCTCCCACCACATACCTCCCTGAGGGCTTCACCTACCTCCCTTCTCAGGTTTGCCCTGAGAGGCTGCACACCATGA agggcagGTTGGAGGTGAATATGAGTGAGGTGTCtttggaggaggtggagagatCCTTGCTGGAGGAAGAGCCTTACATGGCCCAAGGAGGCCACTGGAAGCCCAACGACTGTTTACCCCGCTGGAAA GTGGCAATCCTAGTCCCGTTCAGGAACCGACATGAACACTTACCCATTCTTCTGAGACACCTGGTGCCAGTGCTGAAAAAACAGAGACTCCAGTTTGCCTTTTATTTCATAGAGCAG ttGGGCACGGAGCCATTTAACCGAGCCATGTTGTTCAACGTGGGTTACAAGGAGGCTATGAAGGACCTGGACTGGGACTGTCTGGTCTTCCACGATGTGGACCACCTCATGGAGAACGACAGAAACTACTACGGCTGCACAGACATGCCCCGACACTTTGCAGTCAAACTCGACAAGTACTCCTACAT GCTTCCATATAATGAGTTCTTCGGTGGTGTCAGTGGCTTGACGGTGAAGCAGTTCAAGAAGATTAATGGATTTCCAAATGCATTCTGGGGCTGGGGAGGCGAGGATGATGACCTCTGGAACAG GGTGCAGTTTGCCAATTACACAGTTAGTAGACCACACGGAGAGCATGGGCGCTATATGTCAATTCCACATCACCATCGTGGGGAAGTCCAGTTCCTAGGAAG GTATAGTCTACTACGCCACTCaaaggagagacagaaagtgGATGGTCTTAACAACCTAAACTACTCCCCCCTAGTGTCCAGGAGACCTCTCTACACCAACATTACAGTCAGCTTGAGCAGAATGCTTGCACCCATAGCTGACTACTGA
- the b4galt5 gene encoding beta-1,4-galactosyltransferase 5 isoform X2 gives MPTHLRFRRRSFLGLLFLFSLSTSALYFIYSAPGIVNEYVFMVQARGIQIRENVKNIGAQVLEQVVRGAYSINGTDYAYDFNVSESDAPPTTYLPEGFTYLPSQVCPERLHTMKGRLEVNMSEVSLEEVERSLLEEEPYMAQGGHWKPNDCLPRWKVAILVPFRNRHEHLPILLRHLVPVLKKQRLQFAFYFIEQLGTEPFNRAMLFNVGYKEAMKDLDWDCLVFHDVDHLMENDRNYYGCTDMPRHFAVKLDKYSYMLPYNEFFGGVSGLTVKQFKKINGFPNAFWGWGGEDDDLWNRYSLLRHSKERQKVDGLNNLNYSPLVSRRPLYTNITVSLSRMLAPIADY, from the exons TGAATGAGTATGTGTTCATGGTTCAAGCCAGAGGGATCCAGATCAGAGAGAACGTGAAGAACATTGGGGCGCAGGTTCTGGAGCAGGTGGTGAGAGGGGCTTACAGCATCAATGGCACAG ACTATGCCTATGACTTCAACGTGAGCGAGAGTGATGCTCCTCCCACCACATACCTCCCTGAGGGCTTCACCTACCTCCCTTCTCAGGTTTGCCCTGAGAGGCTGCACACCATGA agggcagGTTGGAGGTGAATATGAGTGAGGTGTCtttggaggaggtggagagatCCTTGCTGGAGGAAGAGCCTTACATGGCCCAAGGAGGCCACTGGAAGCCCAACGACTGTTTACCCCGCTGGAAA GTGGCAATCCTAGTCCCGTTCAGGAACCGACATGAACACTTACCCATTCTTCTGAGACACCTGGTGCCAGTGCTGAAAAAACAGAGACTCCAGTTTGCCTTTTATTTCATAGAGCAG ttGGGCACGGAGCCATTTAACCGAGCCATGTTGTTCAACGTGGGTTACAAGGAGGCTATGAAGGACCTGGACTGGGACTGTCTGGTCTTCCACGATGTGGACCACCTCATGGAGAACGACAGAAACTACTACGGCTGCACAGACATGCCCCGACACTTTGCAGTCAAACTCGACAAGTACTCCTACAT GCTTCCATATAATGAGTTCTTCGGTGGTGTCAGTGGCTTGACGGTGAAGCAGTTCAAGAAGATTAATGGATTTCCAAATGCATTCTGGGGCTGGGGAGGCGAGGATGATGACCTCTGGAACAG GTATAGTCTACTACGCCACTCaaaggagagacagaaagtgGATGGTCTTAACAACCTAAACTACTCCCCCCTAGTGTCCAGGAGACCTCTCTACACCAACATTACAGTCAGCTTGAGCAGAATGCTTGCACCCATAGCTGACTACTGA